From the Patagioenas fasciata isolate bPatFas1 chromosome Z, bPatFas1.hap1, whole genome shotgun sequence genome, one window contains:
- the GCNT4 gene encoding beta-1,3-galactosyl-O-glycosyl-glycoprotein beta-1,6-N-acetylglucosaminyltransferase 4: protein MKRRKCPNKCPARRKILILCVTGWLIALLKLFHAERHFFPSKGIYLVEHFLSTSSYVRNRYSYLRNDLQYEINCSSIYKQDPLEIGKSLEIRRKEIIDLADEDVVAITSDCHMYRSLRKYHLKPVSPEEEDFPIAYSLVVHKDAVMVERLIHSLYSHQNIYCIHYDQKAAKSFKSAMNNLARCFPNIFIASKLETVDYAHISRLQADFNCLSDLMESSVPWKYVINLCGQDFPLRSNFQLVAELKKLNGGNMLETVKPSSSKRERFTYHYELMKVPYEYMQMPVKTNISKNPPPHNIEVFVGSAYFVLSRAFIQYTLESSLAKDFFEWSKDTYSPDEHFWATLVRVPGVPGEVPRSAQDITDLQSKTRLVKWNYLEDDLYPPCTGTHLRSVCIYGAAELRWLLNYGHWFANKFDSKVDPVLVKCLAETLAEQQKEWVYLSSDKYFLNKNSMNASLSL, encoded by the coding sequence ATGAAGAGGCGCAAGTGTCCCAACAAATGTCCTGCACGAAGGAAGATCCTGATCCTGTGTGTTACAGGGTGGCTGATTGCACTGCTGAAACTCTTCCATGCCGAAAGACACTTTTTCCCCTCTAAGGGCATTTATTTGGTTGAGCACTTTTTGAGCACTTCTTCTTACGTTAGGAACAGGTATTCGTATCTTCGAAATGACCTCCAGTATGAAATTAATTGTTCATCAATATACAAGCAAGATCCCCTTGAAATTGGCAAGAGTTTAGAGATAAGAAGAAAAGAGATAATTGATTTAGCTGATGAAGATGTCGTAGCAATAACAAGTGATTGTCACATGTATCGTTCACTTAGGAAATACCACCTAAAACCTGTTTCTCCAGAGGAAGAAGATTTTCCAATCGCCTATTCTTTGGTTGTTCACAAAGATGCAGTAATGGTAGAAAGGCTCATACATTCACTATACAGTCATCAAAATATTTACTGCATTCATTATGaccaaaaagcagcaaaaagttTCAAATCTGCTATGAACAATCTTGCTAGATGTTTCCCCAATATTTTCATTGCATCAAAGCTGGAGACAGTGGACTATGCACATATTTCAAGGCTGCAAGCAGATTTCAATTGTTTGTCTGATTTGATGGAGTCTTCAGTTCCCTGGAAGTATGTTATTAATTTGTGTGGCCAAGATTTCCCTTTGAGATCAAATTTCCAGTTGGTTGCTGAACTGAAGAAACTCAATGGAGGAAACATGCTGGAAACTGTAAAGCCAAGCAGTAGCAAAAGAGAACGATTTACTTATCACTATGAACTTATGAAAGTGCCTTATGAATACATGCAAATGCCTGTAAAAACCAACATTTCCAAGAATCCACCACCTCATAATATTGAAGTATTCGTAGGCAGCGCCTATTTTGTTTTGAGTCGAGCATTTATTCAATATACCCTTGAAAGCTCTCTTGCAAAAGATTTTTTTGAGTGGTCAAAGGATACTTACTCTCCAGATGAACATTTCTGGGCCACTCTTGTACGTGTTCCTGGTGTCCCTGGGGAAGTTCCAAGGTCGGCCCAGGACATAACAGACCTACAAAGCAAAACTCGTCTGGTGAAATGGAATTACCTTGAAGATGATTTGTATCCTCCGTGCACTGGTACCCACCTTCGCAGTGTCTGCATCTATGGGGCTGCAGAATTAAGATGGCTTCTGAATTATGGGCATTGGTTCGCCAATAAGTTTGACTCTAAAGTAGACCCTGTCTTGGTAAAATGTTTGGCAGAAACACTGGCAGAACAACAGAAAGAGTGGGTATATTTGTCATCtgataaatattttctgaacAAAAATTCTATGAATGCCTCGCTATCGCTATAA